TCACGGGTCGGCAAGCCACGGCCAAGCGCGCCGGAGCGGATCCGCACGGGCCGCAGTTCCGGTGCCAGCGTCAGTTCATGCGGCGTCAGTCGACGGCTGCCAATCCAGCGCAGTTCCTGCATGCCGTTGTCGCGGGTGATGATACGGTCGCCGGGTTGCAGATCCTCGACCGGGACCTCGCCGCGGATTGTCGCGATCAGGGTGCCGGGGGCAAAGCAGATGATGATCCGGTCGATGTTGGAATAGTTGATCCGGCCCAGTTCGTTACCACCGGACTTGATCAGGATGCGGCCATCCTCTGAAGAGGCGTTGCCGCTTTCGTAGATGATCTGAACGTTGCTGTAATTCGCGTATATCTGGCTCAGATCAAGAACATTTTCCTCCGATGAGCCACCTTCGCCACATCCGCCCTCTCCACGGCCACCTTCGCCGCGACCACCTTCTTCGCCACTACCGGAGTCGCCGCCATAGACGGTGAGGTTGTTGAAGTTCTGTCCATCCGCGACAACAACGAAGCGATCGCTGCCTTCTCCGCCATAAAGCGTGTCCTGGTTGCCAGTGGAATAGATCGTATCATCACCGGAGCCACCGTAGAAGGAATCGACGGAATGGTTGCCTTCGTCACCGTCATTCAGGACATCGTCGCCCCGGCCACCATAGATCGTGTCCTGACCGCGTCCACCGGTCAGGTCATCGTCGCCGGAACCGCCGTAAATGAAGTCCTCGCCATCGCCGCCGTCGACCGTGTCATCCCCGGCCCCAGCCGCAATGGAGTCCCGGCCCGATCCGGCGGAAATGAAATCGTCGCCATGGCCGCCATAGAGCAGGTCTTCGCCATCGCCACCGTAAAGTTCGTCGTCCCCGGATCCGCCGTAAAGCCGATCCTGACCGTTATAGGCATTGATCTCGTCATTGCCACTTCCGCCGACAAGCGTGTCGTTGTTGCTTGTCCCATTGATTGTATCTTCAGTCGCCACTTTTCATCCGCTCCAACGTCGCAACGTTCGATCCGACCACCCTCGCCATATGCGTCACCGCAGGGCAGAGAGGTCGGACCGATCAGGTGTCCCGCTCGGACCCGGCCCCGATGAATTGCGGGGAACTCGGTCAAATCGGGGGCCAGTTCCGAACCGGTCAAACCGGTCCTTGCCACGACACCCCCGGCACCCCGGATGTCTGGCAAATCAACTTTTGGGCATTCTTGCCCACCCCGGAATTCTAACACACTGGGCTGCAAACATGCGCTTCCCTAGACGAGTCCCATTCGGATTGTGTAAAATGAAATCACAGCCAAATCAATTGCCACAATTCCGAAGCAAGACCCCGGCCAGACTTTACCGAAAACACCCTCCAACATGCCCAATTTCTATCGATTTTTAGGGGGGAAATCGTAAATAAATCCCTAAACCAACTCCACTCTCAGGTGATTAACCGGCATCAGACTCTCCTCAAATCCTTCGCAAGAGAGGACGTTTGCGATTCGGGACCCGCATCGTAACGGATAATGGAGGCCCTCCGCCTCCATCGCCCAAATATTGCCCAAGCCCGCCCCGTCCCAATCGCGTGCACGCCATTCCTCGCGATGCCCGCCGAAGGGTCAATTGCGGAAACCTGCAATCGCGCCTGCCCCCTCAGGACTGACCTAAGGTAAAGAAAAGGAGCGCTTTTCATCCAAGACCCAAGGCTTGACCCGGGTTCGGCTGGCGCTGTCGCTTTGGATGTCTCTGCGGGATAACGGGACGTTGAAGCAGCGTTCAGGCATCGAAAACCTGATGGCGCTGCCTTCACTTTTCATCCTGTTTCGGTTTCCTTCGTCGTGGCTACCGCGCTGTCCGAACGGACAGACAAATGCCAACCGGTCCCATTGCTGAATACCGTATGCCTAATTCCACAAGGGCCACGCTCCATCACAAGCGCCCAAAACCCATGAATCGTCATACAACTTAGGCATGAATTTTAAATTCTGACCCTAGTCTTCAGGATCTCGAGATACCAGAACGGCATCTGCGCGTCGGATGCAATTGTCTCAATACCCATCAATAAACTGGGAAACCTTGTCACGATTACATTCTCGGGGAAGCAATACCATATTCGTTTTCTAGCGGGCGACAGTCTTGGCTGGAAATGCAAACGCTAAAGCACACCTTGGTAAATTGCGAATGCTTCGGTCTATTTGCGGACCAGTCACCCCATGTGGCGCTAATAAGCGTCACATCGAGGAGCCTATCCGCCAGTCAGTTCCGGGGTATGCGTACTGGTCGGGCAGGATGGATCACCCCACCCGACCAATGTTCAGCGCTTCAGCTTTACGGCCCGCAAACGCAGCGCGTTGGTGATGACCGAGACCGAAGACAGGCTCATCGCAAGGGCCGCCACCATAGGGGACAGCATCACACCGAACAGCGGATAAAGCAGCCCGGCGGCCAGCGGCACACCGGCGCTGTTGTAGAGGAAAGCGAAGACCAGATTTTGACGGATGTTGCGCATCGTCGCGCGCGCCAGGATACGGGCCCGCAGGATGCCGCCAAGATCACCCTTCACCAGCGTGATGCCGGCGCTTTCGACGGCCACATCCGCTCCGGTCCCCATCGCGATGCCCACATCTGCCGCCGCCAGTGCAGGCGCATCGTTGATCCCGTCGCCGGCCATGGCGACGCGCGCGCCCTGCCCTTGCAGATCGGCCACCAGAGCCTGTTTGTCCTCTGGGCTGACACCGGCGTGCACCTCGTCGATGCCCAGTTCGGATGCCACCGCGCGCGCCGTGGCCCCGGCATCGCCGGTGGCCATGACGATACGCAGCCCGGCAGCCCGCAGTCCCTTCAGGGCCTTTCCCGTGGTCTTCTTGATCGGGTCCGCAACGGCAATGATCCCGACAAGAGAGCCATCAAGGGCCAGGAACATCGCCGTCTTGCCGTCGGCCTGCAGTTCCTCAAGCCGTACAGGATCGGCCGCGACACCAAGGTCCGCCATCAGGGCCGCATTGCCAAGCGCCACGTCCTGCCCGTCGATCTGCCCGGTGACGCCCTTTCCGGTGACGGCCTCGAAGCCAGTCGCCTGCCGTTCCGGCGCGACGCGCTCACCGGCCCCGGCCAGGATCGCCTCGGCCAGCGGATGTTCCGAGCCGCGCTCCAACGCCGCGGCCCAGGACAGCAGATCACCCTCTGACACGCCGGGTTCGGGCAGCACATCGGTCAGAACCGGGCGGCCTTCGGTCAGGGTGCCGGTCTTGTCTACCACCAGCACATCAACCTTCGAGAACCGCTCGAGCGCTTCTGCGTCGCGGATCAGCACCCCGGCATGGGCGCCGCGCCCCGTGGCGACCATGACCGACATCGGGGTCGCAAGCCCAAGAGCGCAGGGACAGGCGATGATCAGCACCGACACTGCCGAGACAATGGCATAGGACAGCACCGGCGTCGGGCCGAACAGCACCCAGAGCACAAAGGACAGCAGCGCGATCCCCACCACGATGGGCACGAACCAGCCCGCCACCCGGTCCGCCATGGCCTGGATCGGCGCGCGGGACCGCTGCGCGGAGGACACCATGTCGATGATCCGTGCAAGGGTCGTGTCCGATCCCACCGCCCCGGCCTGCATCACGAAAGACCCGGACTTGTTCAGCGTCCCGCCGGTCACCGCGTCGCCAGCGGCCTTTTCAACCGGCAGCGCCTCGCCCGTGATCATGCTTTCGTCGATGGAGGACGACCCCTCATCGACCGTGCCATCGACCGGCACCGCTTCGCCGGGGCGCACGCGCAGCCGGTCCCCTTGTTCAACTTGGTCCAAGGGCACGTCGGTTTCGCCGCTTTCGTCGATACGGCGGGCCGTCTTGGGCGCCAGATCCATCAGCGCGCGGATCGCGTCGCCGGTCTTTTCCCGGGCGCCAAGCTCCATCACCTGACCCGCAAGGATGAGGGCAAGGATGACCGCCGCCGCTTCGAAATAGACGGGGGCCGCGCCATTGGCGCCGCGCATTTCGGCCGGAAACACCCCCGGCGCCAGCAGGGCCACCAGAGAGAACAGATAGGCCGCCCCGGTGCCGATCGCGATCAGCGTCCACATGTTCGGCGCCCGGTTCACGATCGACGACCAGCCACGCCGGAAGAAGGTCCGGCACAGCCACAGGACCGGCGTCGCCAGCGCAAATTGAACCCACCCGAACAGCGGATGACCAAACCACTCATCGACCGGAATGCCGACATGCGTAGACATCTCAAGCAGGAAGATGAGGCCAGCCAGCGGCGCCACCAGCTTCAGCCGCCAGGTGAAATCCACCAGTTCGGGGTTCGGCCCGGCGTCCGCCGAGGGCGACAGCGGTTCCAGCGCCATGCCGCACTTGGGGCAATCGCCGGGATGGTCCTGCAGGATTTCCGGATGCATGGGACAGGTGTATTCGGTGCCCTCGGGCTGCGGTTCGGGCGTGGGCAATTCGCCGGACCAGGCGTCCGGGTCAGCGTCGAAGCGGTCCTTGCAGCGGGCCGAACAGAAATAGACGCGATTGCCTTCGTGGCGTGCCATATGGGCCGCATCGGCGCGCTCCACCTGCATGCCGCAGACCGGGTCCCGCGCTGTTCGGTAGGCCTCCGGGTCGTTCCTGAACCGGGTCCGGCATCCGTCGCAGCAAAAATGATAGACCTTCCCGTCAAGCTCAAGCTCCGGTTTCGACCCATCCCCCGCGACCTCCATGCCGCAGACCGGATCCCGGTAGCTTTCGGAGTGGTTTTCAGCCTGCATGTCACGCCCCTTCTTGGCAGATATCGTCCTGCTATGGCAGATAGGGCTTCCAGTCACTGGAAGGTCAAGCCTTGCCATGGCATAAACCCCGCAATCCCCGCGAAAGGACAAGCCATGCAGATCCGAGACGTTGCCGCCGCCAGCGGCCTGCCTGCCAAGACGATCCGCTATTACGAGGACATCGGGCTGATCCATCCTGAACGCGGGGACAATGGCTATCGCAGTTTCGGCGATGACGACCTTGGCGCGCTGATCTTTATCGCGCGGGCGCGGGGCCTGGGCTTTTCGACCGCCGATTGCGCCCGGCTTCTGGAATTGCGCGGCGATCCCGGCCGTGTCAGCGCCGATGTCCGCAGCCTTGCCGGTGCCGCCCTGACCCGGATCGACACGAAACTCGCCGAGCTGGAGGCGATGCGGCGGCAATTGTCGACCCTGGTAGCCGATTGCAACGGCGATGCAGGGCCGGATTGCGCCATCCTGGATGGGCTGACCGACGGCCTTGTCCACCCCGATCGCAGCTGACAGGCCGCAAGGGGCACACGGCGGAAACCTTGCAGAAAACTGGACTTTTGCACGGAAATGATGGATAGAATGGGGCAAGGATGCCCCGTCTCACCCGCCCGTCTGTCCTGACCGAGCGAGCATTGTTCATGCAAAAGATCACCGCGCTTCCCGATCTTCTGACCCGCCCGAAAGCCCGGCTGCGGAGCCAGCCGCCGAAGCTTTTCAAGGTCATCCTGCTCAACGACGATTTCACGCCCCGCGATTTCGTCGTGCAGATCTTGCGACAGGTCTTCCGCATGACAGAATCCGAGGCGCTTGGCGTGATGCTGACGGCGCATAAACAGGGAGCCTGCGTTGTCGCCGTTTATACCTGCGAAGTTGCCGAGACCAAGGCGCAGGCCGCCAACGATGCCGCGCGCGACCATGGCTATCCGCTGGCCTTCACGACGGAACGCGAAGAATAGCCACGCCGCGTCGGGATCTGGCCCGCGCCCGGAGCGGCATTCGTCGCAAACCGGCGCGCCCGATCCCGCCCGAAACATCAAATCCGATCCAGTTCCCCGCCCCCGTTCACCTGTCCCTAAACATTCGGTCGCTAGGTAGAAGCCGGGCCAGAGTCCGCGCGTCCAGCCGACGGCGCGTCTTGCCTGGATTGCGCGCGGGACTGGATGGGAGCCGGGCTTTTGGCCCCCTGACCTGCCCGGACGATGACGGGAGAGCAAGATGTTCGGAACCCTTGGCGGCAAGATCAGCCTGCTTGCGATGGTCCTCGCGGCCAGTGCCTCTCTGACCGTCGGGCTTCTGGCTTTGGGGCAATTGCGGGGACAGGAACGCGCCGCTGCCGAGGTCGAGCTTGAGGCGATCGCCAAATTTTCGGCCCAGCAGATCGATTTCGCGCTTGGCACCATGCGCGACGAGACCACCTCGCTGTCCGAGATGCCGCCCATCCTGGCCATGCTTGAAATTGCCGAGGGCGCTGGTGCCGGCACCCCGGACCTGAGCACCCCCGCCGCATTCGGCCCCTGGCCCGCGCGCCTGGCCACCATCTTTTCCGCCCGCATGGCCACCCATCCGCTTTATGCCCAGATCCGTTTCATCGGGAGGGCCGACAATTGGCGCGAACTGGTGCGCGTCGACCGGGTCTCTGACGAATTGGTGGCCACATCGGAACCGGCGCTGCAGCGCAAGGGCGCGGAACCCTACATCGACGAGCAGGACATGATGCGCAACCTCCAGGGCTATTTCTCGGAAGTTACCTACAACCGCGAGCACGGTGAAATCGACGGCCCCCCGGTGATCCGCTACATCAAGCCGGTTCTGGACAGGGACGGAAGGTTATTCGGCGCCGTGGTCATCAACGCCGACCTCCGATCCCTCTTGTCGAAGGCAACGCCGGACCTCGGTCGTGCAGACAAGATCACCGTGGTAACGGACCAGCTTGACCACATGTCCTGGACATCTCAGGGCGTCGGGGCGCTGCACTTTCACGAGGATCCTGATTGGTCAGCGCCCGATTACGCCGCCTTTATCAGGGACAAGACCGCCCTGTCCGAGATCATCGTGAAAAAGGATACAGCCGTCCTGACGATTCCGGTGGTCAGCGCCTCGTCGGACAGCAATTTCGCGCTGTTTCTGCAGACCGAAATTTCACGACAGGCCCTGTACGCAGGGACGCGCATGGCCCTGCGCAACAACATGTTGTACCTGCTTGGCCTGACGTTGACCCTGTCCTTAGGGGCCCTGCTGATCGGCCAGCGCATGACCCGGCCGATCCGCGCCCTGGCGCTCGCCATGCGGGAAGCAGGCGCGGGCGACCCCCTGATGGATGACCTGCCCGTGACCGGCGACGAAGTCGGGGACCTGGCCCAGAGCTTTCAACGCCTGGGAAGCGAGCTTAGCCGCGAAAGCAGCCTGTCGCGCACAATCTTCCAGGGCGCAGCCGATGCGATCGTGATGATCGACGAAGCCGGCAAGATCGAACAGGCCAACCCCGCCTTCGCGACCCTGTTCGGATATCCGCCCGATGGATTGAAGGGCTGGCCCATTGAAACCATCATGCCGGATGACATGGCCGCCATCCATTCCCGTTTCCTGACCGGCGGATCGCTTTGGGACGGCGCCAAGATCATGAGCCCAAGCCGAAAGATCTTTGGCCGCGCCCGGGATGGCCGCCTCATCCCCCTGGAAATCGCAGTCAGCCAGTTGAAACATTCGGGTGCCACCCACTTCATCGGCGTCATCCGTGACATCTCGATCCGTCACGAAGCGGAAAAGGAACAGCGCAAGCTGCTGGCTGCGCTCGAGGCGTCGAATGCCGACCTCGATACCTTTGCCTATGTTGCCTCGCATGACCTGAAGGCACCGCTGCGGGTCATCGACAATGCCTCGCGCTGGCTGGAAGAGGACCTTGCCCCCCATCTGACCGAGGATACCCGCGAAAGCATGGATCTGATGCGCAACAGGGTCGCCCGGATGGAACGGTTGCTGGACGATCTGCTGGAATATTCCCGGATTGGACGTACCGATATCCGGACAGTAGAAATCGACGGCGAAATGCTTGCGACGGACCTTGCTGCACTGGTCGATCTGCCTGACGAAATGACACTGGAATTCGCGCCTGATTTCGGCGCCATTCGTCTGCCCCGCCTGCCGATCCAGCAAGTGCTGCTGAACCTGATTTCAAACGCGATCAAGCATCATCACCGGCCGGATGGACGTATTGTCGTCAAATGTCGGGAAACCGCCGAAACCTGGGAATTCTCGGTCGAAGATGACGGTCCCGGCATCCCGCCGGAATTCCACGAAAAAGTCTTCGAGATGTTCCAGACCATCCGACCGCGGGACCAGGTGGATGGCAGCGGCATGGGTCTCGCCATGGTGCTGAAACACGTCAACACCGTCGGCGGTCACATCGACCTTTGTTCCGATGTCGCCCGTGGCACCACCTTCCACGTCACCTGGCCGAAGCAACCGGATCAACCGAAAGAGAAAGCCGCCTGATGGCCGACCTTCAGATGAATGACCCCACATTGCTGAACATCATCCTGATCGAGGATGACGATGGCGACGCGAAAGCAATTCGTCGCGCCTTTTCAAAGGCCCGGATCGCCAACCCGATCATCCGCGTTACCGACGGGATAGAGGCGCTGGCGCTGCTGCGTGGCGAATCCGGTACGCCGCCGGCGAGCTATGTCATCCTGCTTGATCTCAATATGCCACGCATGGGGGGATTGGAATTCCTGTCCCGGATCCGCGCCGATCCCAGGCTTCAGAAAGAGATCGTTTTTATTACGACCACCTCCAACGACGACCGAGACAAGAGCGAAGCCTATGCCCACAACGTCGCCGGCTATATCCTGAAGACGAAGGCGGGGACGGATTTCATCAACCTTGTGGGAACGCTCGATCACTACTGGCGCATCGTCGAATTGCCGACGAACCCCTATCTGACGGAGGGGTGAATGGGGGAGTTCCTGAAAATCCTGATCGTTGATGACGATGGCGCCGATCGCAAGATGCTCCGCCGTATGGTCGTGAAATCCTCTCTGGCCGGGAAGGTTCATGAATGCGAAGACGCGGCGCAGGCGCTGGACCTTATCGCACCCGAGATGGACGTGGTATTCCTCGATAACCGTCTGCCCGGTGTCGAAGGCGTGACCATCGTCGAGAAACTGATGAAGAAATGGCCCAAATCCGCCGTCATCCTGGTGTCCGGACAAGGTGATGCCATCGTGGCAAAGACAGCGATCAAGCGGGGAGCCATCGACTATATTTCCAAGCGTGACCTGAACCAGAACGCGGTCGAACGCATGATGAAGGTCAGCGTCGAAACCGCGCGGATGCGCTGGATGGTCGATCAGCAGCGCCAGGAATTGATGATGTTCTCCAGCATCCTGGTCCATGATTTCCGCGCACCGATTGCTGCAATATCATCGCTTGCCGAGATGCTGTCGGACAGTTTGCAAAATGGGGACACCGATACTGTCCAGGAAGACCTTGCCTATCTCCAGAAATCCACCCGCCAGATGTCCGAACTGGTGGACAGCCTCGCCGCGCATTTGCGCTACGACGGCGATGCCGAGATGAGCAACGTCCCGGTACGCGACGTGATCGACCGCGCGCTGACGGCGCTAAGCCTGACCATTTCGGACAGCGATGCAGAGATCGAGATCGACATCCCCGCCGCCGATGACAGTAATCTGACCTGCAATCCGCCGCAAATCTCGCAATTGCTGCAGAACCTTGTCGCCAATGCCATCAAGTTCTGTCCCGGCCAACAGCCGAAACTGCGGATCTCGGTGATCGCGCAACAGAACCCGGAGGCACTTCTGATCTCTATCGCCGACAACGGAATCGGCGTGCCTGAGCATTTCCGTGAAAAGATGTTCGAACCTTTCCAGCGCCTCGGAACCGTCAGTGAAATCCCCGGTTCCGGCCTGGGTCTGGCCACCTGCCGGAAGATCGCCGAACGGCATTCCGGCTTCATCTGGTGCAAAGACACCAAAGGGAACGGCGCCGAAATTTGCCTGCTTCTGCCGCGCGATCCGCTTTCACCGTCTGCCGGACATCTGAAATCTCCCAAGACGTGCGTGCGCCACAAGACTCGCTCAGGGGTTCCCGAGGGCCAGACACTGAACTGACCCCCCCTCTGGAAAAGCATGTTGTGACAAGATGCCGACGGACGTTGCGGGCGTATCTGGCGCGCGCCTTGCCAAGGCGTTTTGTCAGGGACACCGACAACGCAAGATCGGAAATCGGCTGGCGCGGCCGTTCCCGCCGGCATCGGCCATCTCGGCCTTTCATGGTCTGCACGAAGCTTCGGTGAAACTTTTATTGCGACCTACCCCCGTCACGACCGCGTCACGGGCCTGTGTTCTTGGACCCCCAATGAACAGCACAGGATCGTACCATGCCCTCCTTTTCCAGACGTGATTTCATGGCCGGTTCGGCCGCCATCATCGGCTTCGGTGCAGCGCCGGGTCTTGCCCGCGCCTCCACGGTCACGGAGTTCGTCGACGGCCTGGTTGCCGGACAAACACCACGTCAGGGCGGCCGTCTTACCTATGGCAATCCGGTGCCGAACTGGGCCCTCGGCCAGAGCGACCGCGGGACCCACCCCTATTACTTCATGGACATTCAAACCCGGAGCATCTGGAATGCCCTGACCTGGGTTGATGAGAACCTCGAAGTTCGGGGGGAGCTTGCGACGGAATTTGCCTCAAACGACGACGGGACCGTCTGGGAATACAAGCTTCGCGAAGGCGTGGTCTTTCATGACGGCAGGGAATTCACCTCGAAGGATGCCGTGGCCTCCTGCCGCCTGCATGCGGATCCCAGGCTTGGCGGTGTGGGCTTCCTCAAGCAATATGTCGAGAGCGTCGAACCGATGGGCGACCATGGGATCCGCTTTCACCTGAACCAGCCCAACGTCGAATTTCCCCATGCGACGGCCGAGTACCGCGCGATGATGTTGCCCGCACGGGACGACCTGAACGAGATGGGATATGACGGCATTGGCACCGGCGCCTTCCGGCTTCTGGAAATCGACAACAAGCGCCAGTTCCGCGCCGAGCGGAACGAGGATTTCTGGATGCCGGGCCGGCCCTATATCGACGAGCTTGTCGGTGTTCTGGCGATGGGGGCCAATGCGATCAACGGCTTCCGCGCCGAACAGTTCGACATGGTCCTGAATGCCGATCCGGGGCAATTCGATCAGTTCCGGGATGCTGGCGGGGTTGTGGAAACGGCCTCTTCCGGCGATCAGTTCTGGCTTGTGCTGCCCAAGAACGTCAATTTCCCCTGGAACGATGTGCGTGTGCGCAAGGCCATGTCGCTGGCCATCGACCGCCCGCGGATCAATACCATCATCTACAACGATCCCGAAGGCTGGACCGGCAACGACACCCATATGAACGGCGCCAACAAGGAATTCCTGCCGCGCCCCGTCGAACGGGACGTTGCCCAGGCAAAGGCATTGCTGGCCGAGGCGGGGTATCCCGACGGGATCGACCTGCCGGCGATCTTCTACTGCGCCACATATCCCGAAGAGCCCCGACTTTGGGCCGTGGTCGGGGAAAGCCTGAAGGAGGCCGGCATCAACCTGCAGTTCTCCGAACGGCCCTGCGATGGCTTCAATCCCTTCGTGAGCGCGGTCAACAAGCCCATCGGTCGCCCGCGTCGCAACCTGATCGGTGCGCGCAACCCCGCGATCAACCTGTCGCGCGCCTCGAACCTGAACGACGCCGAACCGGGCGGGTGGGAAGGTCCGGGTTTTGATCGGTACAACGCGCTCCTGTCGGAGGCTGCGGCAGAAAAAGACGCGGAAAAGCGCCTTTCGATCTATCACGAGATGCAGCGCATCGCCCAGGACGAGGTCCCCGGCGTGATGGTCGGCGGGCGTCGCACCAACCTTGTCTATCGTGAGGGCTGGCACAACCTGCGCCCGCACACGCAGCTTTGGCAGGGGCCCCGTTTCGAGACCGTCTGGAAAGACGGCTGACCCGATCCTGACCCCTTCGGGGGCGGCAGCGACCGCCCCCAATTCCCCAACTTCGAAGGAACAAAGCCCATGACTCCGCTCAAGATCGGCGCCGCGCTGCTGACCAAGGATATCGCATCCCATCGCGACTGGCTGTTCGATGCGAACCGTGACCTCGAGATCCAGGATTTCTGCCTGCCGGGCGTCGTCAGCGACGGATGGGACGAAGCTGT
The Pseudooceanicola algae genome window above contains:
- a CDS encoding heavy metal translocating P-type ATPase, producing the protein MQAENHSESYRDPVCGMEVAGDGSKPELELDGKVYHFCCDGCRTRFRNDPEAYRTARDPVCGMQVERADAAHMARHEGNRVYFCSARCKDRFDADPDAWSGELPTPEPQPEGTEYTCPMHPEILQDHPGDCPKCGMALEPLSPSADAGPNPELVDFTWRLKLVAPLAGLIFLLEMSTHVGIPVDEWFGHPLFGWVQFALATPVLWLCRTFFRRGWSSIVNRAPNMWTLIAIGTGAAYLFSLVALLAPGVFPAEMRGANGAAPVYFEAAAVILALILAGQVMELGAREKTGDAIRALMDLAPKTARRIDESGETDVPLDQVEQGDRLRVRPGEAVPVDGTVDEGSSSIDESMITGEALPVEKAAGDAVTGGTLNKSGSFVMQAGAVGSDTTLARIIDMVSSAQRSRAPIQAMADRVAGWFVPIVVGIALLSFVLWVLFGPTPVLSYAIVSAVSVLIIACPCALGLATPMSVMVATGRGAHAGVLIRDAEALERFSKVDVLVVDKTGTLTEGRPVLTDVLPEPGVSEGDLLSWAAALERGSEHPLAEAILAGAGERVAPERQATGFEAVTGKGVTGQIDGQDVALGNAALMADLGVAADPVRLEELQADGKTAMFLALDGSLVGIIAVADPIKKTTGKALKGLRAAGLRIVMATGDAGATARAVASELGIDEVHAGVSPEDKQALVADLQGQGARVAMAGDGINDAPALAAADVGIAMGTGADVAVESAGITLVKGDLGGILRARILARATMRNIRQNLVFAFLYNSAGVPLAAGLLYPLFGVMLSPMVAALAMSLSSVSVITNALRLRAVKLKR
- a CDS encoding ATP-binding protein, with protein sequence MFGTLGGKISLLAMVLAASASLTVGLLALGQLRGQERAAAEVELEAIAKFSAQQIDFALGTMRDETTSLSEMPPILAMLEIAEGAGAGTPDLSTPAAFGPWPARLATIFSARMATHPLYAQIRFIGRADNWRELVRVDRVSDELVATSEPALQRKGAEPYIDEQDMMRNLQGYFSEVTYNREHGEIDGPPVIRYIKPVLDRDGRLFGAVVINADLRSLLSKATPDLGRADKITVVTDQLDHMSWTSQGVGALHFHEDPDWSAPDYAAFIRDKTALSEIIVKKDTAVLTIPVVSASSDSNFALFLQTEISRQALYAGTRMALRNNMLYLLGLTLTLSLGALLIGQRMTRPIRALALAMREAGAGDPLMDDLPVTGDEVGDLAQSFQRLGSELSRESSLSRTIFQGAADAIVMIDEAGKIEQANPAFATLFGYPPDGLKGWPIETIMPDDMAAIHSRFLTGGSLWDGAKIMSPSRKIFGRARDGRLIPLEIAVSQLKHSGATHFIGVIRDISIRHEAEKEQRKLLAALEASNADLDTFAYVASHDLKAPLRVIDNASRWLEEDLAPHLTEDTRESMDLMRNRVARMERLLDDLLEYSRIGRTDIRTVEIDGEMLATDLAALVDLPDEMTLEFAPDFGAIRLPRLPIQQVLLNLISNAIKHHHRPDGRIVVKCRETAETWEFSVEDDGPGIPPEFHEKVFEMFQTIRPRDQVDGSGMGLAMVLKHVNTVGGHIDLCSDVARGTTFHVTWPKQPDQPKEKAA
- a CDS encoding ATP-dependent Clp protease adaptor ClpS is translated as MPRLTRPSVLTERALFMQKITALPDLLTRPKARLRSQPPKLFKVILLNDDFTPRDFVVQILRQVFRMTESEALGVMLTAHKQGACVVAVYTCEVAETKAQAANDAARDHGYPLAFTTEREE
- a CDS encoding hybrid sensor histidine kinase/response regulator, which produces MGEFLKILIVDDDGADRKMLRRMVVKSSLAGKVHECEDAAQALDLIAPEMDVVFLDNRLPGVEGVTIVEKLMKKWPKSAVILVSGQGDAIVAKTAIKRGAIDYISKRDLNQNAVERMMKVSVETARMRWMVDQQRQELMMFSSILVHDFRAPIAAISSLAEMLSDSLQNGDTDTVQEDLAYLQKSTRQMSELVDSLAAHLRYDGDAEMSNVPVRDVIDRALTALSLTISDSDAEIEIDIPAADDSNLTCNPPQISQLLQNLVANAIKFCPGQQPKLRISVIAQQNPEALLISIADNGIGVPEHFREKMFEPFQRLGTVSEIPGSGLGLATCRKIAERHSGFIWCKDTKGNGAEICLLLPRDPLSPSAGHLKSPKTCVRHKTRSGVPEGQTLN
- a CDS encoding ABC transporter substrate-binding protein yields the protein MPSFSRRDFMAGSAAIIGFGAAPGLARASTVTEFVDGLVAGQTPRQGGRLTYGNPVPNWALGQSDRGTHPYYFMDIQTRSIWNALTWVDENLEVRGELATEFASNDDGTVWEYKLREGVVFHDGREFTSKDAVASCRLHADPRLGGVGFLKQYVESVEPMGDHGIRFHLNQPNVEFPHATAEYRAMMLPARDDLNEMGYDGIGTGAFRLLEIDNKRQFRAERNEDFWMPGRPYIDELVGVLAMGANAINGFRAEQFDMVLNADPGQFDQFRDAGGVVETASSGDQFWLVLPKNVNFPWNDVRVRKAMSLAIDRPRINTIIYNDPEGWTGNDTHMNGANKEFLPRPVERDVAQAKALLAEAGYPDGIDLPAIFYCATYPEEPRLWAVVGESLKEAGINLQFSERPCDGFNPFVSAVNKPIGRPRRNLIGARNPAINLSRASNLNDAEPGGWEGPGFDRYNALLSEAAAEKDAEKRLSIYHEMQRIAQDEVPGVMVGGRRTNLVYREGWHNLRPHTQLWQGPRFETVWKDG
- a CDS encoding MerR family transcriptional regulator, translating into MQIRDVAAASGLPAKTIRYYEDIGLIHPERGDNGYRSFGDDDLGALIFIARARGLGFSTADCARLLELRGDPGRVSADVRSLAGAALTRIDTKLAELEAMRRQLSTLVADCNGDAGPDCAILDGLTDGLVHPDRS
- a CDS encoding Hint domain-containing protein, which gives rise to MATEDTINGTSNNDTLVGGSGNDEINAYNGQDRLYGGSGDDELYGGDGEDLLYGGHGDDFISAGSGRDSIAAGAGDDTVDGGDGEDFIYGGSGDDDLTGGRGQDTIYGGRGDDVLNDGDEGNHSVDSFYGGSGDDTIYSTGNQDTLYGGEGSDRFVVVADGQNFNNLTVYGGDSGSGEEGGRGEGGRGEGGCGEGGSSEENVLDLSQIYANYSNVQIIYESGNASSEDGRILIKSGGNELGRINYSNIDRIIICFAPGTLIATIRGEVPVEDLQPGDRIITRDNGMQELRWIGSRRLTPHELTLAPELRPVRIRSGALGRGLPTRDLLVSPNHRMLIRSDRASLLYEESEVLIAAKDLVGTPGIERVDDASVTYLHLLFDQHEVILANGAWSESFQPGDYSMKGLGKDQRKEIFYLFPELNKAGALQEYSSARRSLKKHEVKVLRASGDFLTY
- a CDS encoding response regulator, yielding MNDPTLLNIILIEDDDGDAKAIRRAFSKARIANPIIRVTDGIEALALLRGESGTPPASYVILLDLNMPRMGGLEFLSRIRADPRLQKEIVFITTTSNDDRDKSEAYAHNVAGYILKTKAGTDFINLVGTLDHYWRIVELPTNPYLTEG